Proteins from one Desulfonema limicola genomic window:
- a CDS encoding HipA domain-containing protein: MNICPITYSACDGRYSKAGLKLFSRNLSELNDLPFTAEEQIREAAARASKMSIQGVQPKLSAVLNTRKQVFELVDINGQFILKPQNPMYPELPENEDLTMRLAKLSGIEVPLHSLLYSKDGSLTYCIKRFDRLPGGKKAAVEDFSQLMGLTRETKYNTSMEKVAAVTDRFCTFPAVEKVKLFRLTLFNFLTGNEDMHVKNFSLLTKPGRSKPDKIELSPAYDLLNTSIAIGKPAEETALPIKAKKNKITREILADYFAGERLGLNDKVISSVIENIKSVLPAWNELINISFLSNKMKDKYKLLVNKRIDRIFGIGYHLAQLKVPEVRKSLQKYFI, translated from the coding sequence ATGAATATCTGCCCAATTACATACAGTGCCTGTGATGGCAGATATTCAAAAGCAGGTTTAAAACTGTTTTCACGAAATCTGTCTGAACTTAATGATTTACCCTTTACTGCTGAAGAACAGATTCGTGAAGCAGCTGCCAGAGCATCAAAGATGTCTATTCAGGGTGTACAGCCCAAACTAAGTGCTGTTCTCAATACCCGAAAACAGGTATTTGAACTTGTGGATATTAACGGTCAATTTATTTTAAAACCCCAAAATCCCATGTATCCCGAATTACCTGAAAATGAAGACCTGACCATGCGTCTGGCAAAGCTGTCTGGCATTGAAGTTCCCCTGCACAGCCTCTTATATTCTAAGGATGGGTCTTTGACCTATTGCATAAAAAGATTTGACCGGCTGCCAGGGGGAAAAAAGGCGGCTGTGGAAGATTTCAGCCAGTTAATGGGTCTTACCAGGGAAACAAAATATAACACATCAATGGAAAAAGTGGCTGCTGTTACAGATCGTTTTTGTACATTTCCTGCTGTGGAAAAAGTAAAACTTTTTCGCCTTACCCTTTTTAATTTCCTGACCGGAAATGAGGATATGCATGTTAAAAATTTTTCCCTTTTGACAAAACCTGGCAGATCAAAACCTGATAAGATTGAGCTTTCACCTGCTTATGATCTTTTAAATACCTCCATTGCAATTGGTAAACCTGCTGAAGAAACGGCGCTTCCCATAAAAGCAAAAAAGAACAAAATTACACGGGAAATTTTGGCAGATTATTTTGCAGGAGAACGCTTGGGTTTGAATGATAAAGTAATTTCAAGTGTTATTGAAAATATCAAATCTGTATTACCGGCCTGGAATGAATTGATAAATATCAGTTTTCTTTCAAATAAAATGAAAGATAAGTATAAATTGTTAGTCAATAAAAGGATTGATAGAATTTTTGGCATTGGATATCATTTGGCTCAACTTAAAGTCCCAGAAGTCAGAAAAAGCTTGCAGAAATATTTTATCTAA
- a CDS encoding HipA N-terminal domain-containing protein gives MRKAEVFFHNISAGILEETEPGKAYRFIYKTDYSGPPVSLTMPVKNSIYEFNRFPSFFEGLLPEGLQLESLLRIKKIDRNDLFSQLMAVGADVIGAAVIKEIK, from the coding sequence ATGAGGAAAGCTGAGGTTTTTTTTCACAATATTTCAGCAGGAATACTGGAAGAGACAGAGCCTGGCAAAGCATACCGCTTTATTTATAAAACAGATTATTCAGGCCCCCCTGTTTCATTAACAATGCCTGTCAAAAATTCAATTTATGAATTTAACAGGTTTCCATCATTTTTTGAAGGACTGCTCCCAGAAGGCTTGCAGTTAGAGTCTCTTCTAAGAATAAAAAAAATTGATAGAAATGATCTTTTCAGCCAGCTCATGGCAGTAGGAGCGGATGTGATCGGCGCTGCTGTTATAAAGGAGATAAAATGA
- a CDS encoding helix-turn-helix domain-containing protein, which translates to MTVKINYTNINKIAKVVLFHRKLSGLSRNELADIAGVGKTVIFDIEHGKETVKLSTLLKVMSALNIGFIIDSPVIKQFEETINEES; encoded by the coding sequence ATGACGGTAAAAATAAACTATACAAACATAAATAAAATAGCAAAAGTAGTTCTTTTCCATAGAAAACTGAGCGGTTTATCAAGAAATGAACTGGCTGATATTGCCGGTGTAGGCAAAACAGTTATTTTTGATATTGAACATGGAAAAGAAACTGTTAAACTAAGTACGCTTCTTAAAGTTATGTCAGCATTAAATATTGGATTCATAATAGACAGCCCGGTTATTAAACAATTTGAGGAAACAATAAATGAGGAAAGCTGA
- a CDS encoding ATP-binding protein, with protein MPLLSAKIKKTGTMISPRIILGAVTILLVIVAILALQNINREKRYMSRILSEKGAALIKAVEAGARTGMMGMRWGDKHIQTLLEETAGQPDILYIAVTDMKGYALAHSSPEFIGKKIRDNFPVHKISPEDREYWHLAMSLDGKTAFEVFRFFRPLKRHHLRMYEKQFPAENCPIGMKNRGGWCFPSNLDDQPLEQLIFVGLDVAPFEEARRQDVRNTIIISSVLVLLGFGGFLSLFWANNYRIARQMLQDTSAFADEVVANLPVGLIATDRDGLIAFFNEAAEKITGKQFSQVKGKSPELIIPSPWNQMQPFLNKGERIIEQEIESSFSGQEPVPLSISATTIVNEDGDFVGNLLILRDMGEVRRLQEEIRRQEKLAALGKMAAGVAHEIRNPLSSIKGLASYFGSKFSQGSEDKEAAEVMVRETDRLNRVVSELLNFARPSDLSLKPENISRVIENSLRLIQQDARMKNIRTEFNSNPGIPDAILDPDRFSQCLLNLYLNAIESMNKHGTLSVHTSFNTAQKMVQVNIKDTGKGIHADNLKKIFDPYYTTKPLGTGLGLAIVHKIMEAHKGSINVKSIPGKGTVFSLLLPADQV; from the coding sequence ATGCCTTTATTATCTGCAAAAATAAAAAAAACCGGAACCATGATATCACCCAGAATTATTCTGGGAGCCGTGACTATCCTCCTTGTAATTGTTGCAATCCTGGCTTTGCAGAATATTAACAGGGAAAAACGCTATATGTCCAGGATTCTAAGTGAAAAAGGAGCAGCCCTTATTAAAGCTGTGGAAGCAGGAGCCAGAACCGGCATGATGGGCATGAGGTGGGGGGATAAGCATATTCAAACCCTGTTGGAAGAAACAGCAGGCCAGCCTGATATTCTTTATATTGCAGTAACAGATATGAAGGGCTATGCCCTTGCCCACAGCAGCCCTGAATTTATAGGAAAAAAAATCCGTGATAATTTTCCAGTGCATAAAATTAGTCCAGAGGATCGAGAGTACTGGCATCTTGCCATGTCTCTGGATGGAAAAACTGCTTTTGAAGTTTTCCGATTTTTTAGGCCCTTGAAAAGACACCATCTCAGAATGTATGAAAAACAGTTTCCTGCTGAAAATTGTCCTATTGGAATGAAAAACAGGGGGGGATGGTGTTTTCCTTCCAATCTTGATGATCAACCATTAGAACAGCTTATTTTTGTAGGGCTGGATGTTGCTCCTTTTGAAGAAGCGCGCAGGCAGGATGTAAGAAATACAATAATTATCTCATCTGTTCTTGTTCTCCTGGGTTTTGGAGGTTTCCTCTCGCTTTTCTGGGCTAATAATTACCGTATTGCCCGCCAGATGCTTCAGGATACAAGCGCATTTGCAGATGAGGTGGTAGCCAATCTTCCTGTGGGGCTTATTGCAACAGACAGGGACGGTCTGATTGCCTTTTTTAATGAAGCTGCTGAAAAGATAACAGGGAAACAATTCAGCCAGGTTAAAGGTAAATCACCTGAACTTATAATCCCTTCACCCTGGAACCAGATGCAGCCATTTTTAAACAAAGGAGAGCGGATTATAGAGCAGGAAATAGAATCGTCATTTTCAGGACAAGAACCTGTTCCTTTAAGCATCAGCGCTACTACTATTGTTAATGAGGACGGAGATTTTGTAGGAAATCTGCTTATTTTAAGGGATATGGGAGAAGTACGCAGACTCCAAGAGGAAATTCGGAGACAGGAAAAGCTTGCAGCCCTGGGGAAAATGGCAGCAGGGGTTGCCCATGAAATCAGGAATCCTTTAAGCTCCATAAAAGGCCTGGCATCTTATTTTGGAAGTAAGTTTTCCCAGGGAAGTGAAGATAAAGAGGCTGCCGAAGTAATGGTAAGAGAAACAGACAGGCTCAACAGGGTGGTAAGCGAACTTCTTAATTTTGCCAGACCTTCTGATCTCAGCTTGAAACCTGAAAATATAAGCCGGGTAATTGAAAATTCGCTGCGCCTTATCCAGCAGGATGCCAGGATGAAAAATATCAGGACAGAATTTAATTCAAATCCTGGTATTCCAGATGCTATTCTTGATCCTGACCGTTTTTCCCAGTGCCTTTTAAATCTCTATCTTAATGCTATTGAATCTATGAATAAACATGGTACTCTTTCTGTTCATACATCCTTTAATACAGCCCAGAAAATGGTACAGGTAAACATAAAAGATACAGGCAAAGGCATTCATGCAGATAATCTTAAAAAAATATTTGACCCTTATTATACAACAAAACCTCTGGGAACAGGACTGGGACTGGCTATTGTTCATAAAATAATGGAAGCCCATAAAGGAAGCATAAATGTAAAAAGTATTCCAGGTAAAGGAACTGTGTTTTCCCTTTTGCTCCCTGCTGACCAGGTCTAA
- a CDS encoding TetR/AcrR family transcriptional regulator: protein MKQIASNMKDIPTQIKNPELVKRRRRQIVDAAVQLFIENGFHKTTTRQIAKAAGFSIGSLYEYVASKEDVLYLVCDAIHAEVERGVSEALKRTTRGREALAEVIREYFLVCHRMCDHILLIYQETQSLPPQWRRKVLENEINITGIFVKVLARLVETGNFPYINERSIELVAHNISVLGHMWTFRRWFLARHYSIEDYIELQTDFILGISTGR from the coding sequence ATGAAACAAATTGCGAGTAATATGAAGGACATTCCCACACAGATCAAAAATCCTGAACTGGTTAAGCGAAGGCGCAGACAGATTGTTGATGCAGCAGTACAGCTTTTTATTGAAAATGGTTTTCATAAAACTACAACCCGCCAGATAGCCAAGGCAGCCGGTTTTTCCATTGGCTCTTTATATGAATATGTTGCATCTAAGGAAGATGTACTTTACCTGGTTTGTGATGCTATTCATGCAGAAGTAGAGCGCGGAGTTTCTGAAGCCCTTAAACGCACTACCAGGGGAAGGGAAGCCCTGGCAGAGGTGATCCGTGAATATTTCCTGGTATGCCACAGGATGTGCGACCACATCCTTTTGATTTACCAGGAAACCCAGTCCCTTCCTCCCCAGTGGAGGCGAAAGGTGCTTGAAAATGAGATCAATATTACAGGGATTTTTGTAAAAGTACTGGCAAGGCTGGTTGAAACCGGAAATTTTCCATATATTAACGAACGTTCCATTGAGCTTGTAGCGCATAATATTTCAGTTCTGGGGCATATGTGGACATTCAGGCGCTGGTTTCTGGCACGTCATTACAGCATAGAAGATTATATAGAACTGCAAACAGATTTTATCCTGGGAATATCAACAGGCAGGTAA
- the icmF gene encoding fused isobutyryl-CoA mutase/GTPase IcmF encodes MNIEVEPYKPQNNIRVVTATSLFDGHDASINIFRRILQSTGVEVIHLGHNRSVKEIVDAAIEEDVQGIAISSYQGGHVEFFKYMVDLLKQGNASHINIFGGGGGVIVPEEIRELEAYGVTKIYSPEDGAKKGLQGIINHMVQTMDFPVVRESDFRFDPLTSENKLSVARAITAVEQASIDDKKMEEIRQILISKIGDKKIPVLGITGTGGAGKSSLTDELILRMLNDLQDIKVAIISSDPSRRKTGGALLGDRIRMNAIESPRVYMRSLATRRSHVEIPEFLPDAINAAKAAGFDLIIAETAGIGQGDSHITDIVDISMYVMTSEFGAASQLEKIDMLDFADLIVVNKFEKRGGEDAVRDVRKQVQRNRNLWTAKPEDLPVFGTIASKFNDDGVTALYHALLETINEKTGVKFESSLPRTESKTSSSKTIIIPPERTRYLAEIAETIREYHKNTEDQADKVRTSWHLEETINTLNQSENLDNPSVLIEQLKKELEKTKQYLEDETVKSLENWESLSQAYKKDELVYHVRGREIRVPLYTESLCHKKIPKVSLPQFKDPGEIYRWMRRENLPGYFPYTAGVFPLKRVGEDPTRMFAGEGDPAKTNRRFKLLSANYEAKRLSTAFDSVTLYGYDPDERPDILGKVGNSGVSICTLEDVKTLYDGFELCAPNTSVSMTINGPAPIMLAMFLNTAIDQQVEKFKQENSREPGSEEYSNIRAMVLSNVRGTVQADILKEDQGQNTCIFSIEFALKMMGDIQQFFMENNVRNFYSVSISGYHIAEAGANPISQLAFTLANGFTYVEYYLSRGMDLDKFGPNLSFFFSNGMDPEYTVIGRVARRIWSIAMREKYKTSEQAQKLKYHIQTSGRSLHSQDIQFNDIRTTLQALCAIYDNCNSLHTNAFDEAITTPSTESVRRALAVQLIINREWGLAKNENPLQGSFIVEELTDLVEEAVLIEFDKITERGGVLGAMETGYQRSKIQEESIYYETLKHTGAYPIIGVNTFRDPHADENDLVEMDLELARATDEEKESQLTRLRNFQELHKDEAPEALKKLQQAALAGENIFAEMMNAVRTCSLGQISQALYDVGGRYRRNM; translated from the coding sequence ATGAATATAGAAGTTGAACCTTATAAACCCCAAAACAATATCAGAGTTGTAACAGCAACATCCCTTTTTGACGGCCATGATGCATCCATAAATATTTTCCGCAGAATACTGCAGTCAACAGGTGTTGAGGTTATTCATCTTGGTCATAACCGCTCGGTTAAAGAGATAGTAGATGCAGCTATTGAAGAAGATGTGCAGGGCATTGCAATATCAAGCTATCAGGGCGGTCATGTGGAATTTTTCAAATACATGGTTGATCTTCTCAAACAAGGCAATGCTTCCCATATAAATATATTTGGAGGAGGAGGAGGAGTTATTGTTCCCGAGGAAATCAGGGAGCTTGAAGCCTACGGCGTAACAAAAATCTACTCTCCTGAAGATGGTGCAAAAAAGGGATTGCAGGGTATTATCAACCATATGGTACAAACAATGGATTTTCCGGTGGTGAGAGAATCTGATTTCAGGTTTGACCCCCTTACATCAGAAAATAAACTTTCTGTTGCCCGTGCAATTACAGCAGTTGAGCAGGCTTCCATAGATGATAAGAAGATGGAAGAAATCAGACAGATACTGATTTCCAAGATTGGTGATAAAAAAATACCTGTACTTGGTATTACCGGAACCGGCGGCGCAGGAAAATCATCCCTGACAGATGAACTTATTCTTCGTATGCTCAATGATCTGCAAGATATAAAGGTGGCAATTATAAGCAGTGATCCCTCACGCAGAAAAACAGGAGGTGCTTTACTCGGCGACAGGATCCGCATGAATGCCATTGAAAGCCCGCGGGTGTATATGCGCTCTCTTGCAACCAGGAGATCCCATGTGGAAATCCCGGAATTTCTGCCTGATGCCATTAATGCAGCAAAAGCAGCAGGCTTTGATTTGATTATTGCAGAAACAGCAGGTATCGGTCAGGGCGATTCCCATATTACTGATATTGTTGATATTTCCATGTATGTAATGACAAGTGAATTTGGTGCTGCATCCCAGCTTGAAAAGATTGATATGCTGGATTTTGCTGATCTTATTGTAGTGAATAAATTTGAAAAAAGAGGGGGTGAAGATGCAGTACGCGATGTCCGCAAACAGGTGCAGCGCAACAGAAACCTCTGGACAGCAAAACCTGAAGACCTGCCGGTATTTGGAACCATTGCATCCAAGTTTAATGATGATGGAGTTACTGCTTTATATCATGCTCTTTTAGAAACCATTAATGAAAAAACCGGGGTCAAGTTTGAATCCAGCCTGCCAAGGACTGAATCTAAAACATCTTCTTCAAAAACCATTATTATTCCGCCTGAGCGCACCAGATACCTTGCCGAGATTGCGGAAACCATAAGAGAATATCATAAAAACACTGAAGATCAGGCAGATAAAGTAAGAACCTCATGGCACCTGGAAGAAACCATAAATACACTTAATCAAAGTGAAAACCTGGATAATCCTTCTGTATTAATTGAGCAGTTGAAAAAAGAGCTTGAAAAAACAAAACAATATCTTGAAGATGAAACAGTCAAATCTTTGGAAAACTGGGAATCTCTCAGCCAGGCATATAAAAAAGATGAACTTGTTTATCATGTCAGGGGACGTGAAATCCGTGTTCCCCTTTACACAGAATCCCTGTGCCATAAAAAAATACCAAAGGTTTCCCTGCCCCAATTCAAGGATCCTGGAGAGATTTACCGGTGGATGAGGCGCGAGAATCTGCCTGGATATTTTCCATATACAGCAGGGGTATTTCCCCTTAAAAGAGTTGGGGAAGATCCTACACGCATGTTTGCAGGAGAAGGAGACCCGGCTAAAACCAACCGCAGATTCAAGCTGCTTTCAGCCAATTATGAAGCAAAACGCCTTTCCACAGCTTTTGATTCAGTAACCCTTTATGGATATGATCCTGATGAAAGGCCTGATATTTTAGGAAAAGTAGGAAACTCAGGAGTCAGCATATGCACCCTTGAGGATGTAAAAACCCTTTATGATGGATTTGAATTATGCGCTCCCAATACCTCTGTTTCCATGACCATTAACGGGCCTGCACCTATTATGCTGGCAATGTTTTTAAATACTGCCATTGATCAGCAGGTAGAAAAATTTAAGCAGGAAAACAGCCGGGAACCTGGAAGCGAAGAATACAGCAATATCCGTGCTATGGTTCTTTCAAATGTCAGAGGCACTGTTCAGGCAGATATTCTAAAAGAAGACCAGGGACAAAACACATGTATATTTTCCATTGAATTTGCACTCAAGATGATGGGTGATATCCAGCAGTTTTTTATGGAAAACAATGTACGCAATTTTTATTCTGTATCTATTTCAGGATATCATATTGCAGAAGCAGGAGCCAACCCGATTTCACAACTGGCATTTACCCTGGCTAACGGTTTTACCTATGTGGAATACTATCTTTCCAGAGGCATGGATTTAGATAAATTCGGACCTAATCTCTCCTTTTTCTTTTCCAATGGCATGGACCCTGAATATACTGTTATCGGCAGGGTTGCCAGGCGCATCTGGTCTATTGCAATGCGGGAAAAATACAAAACATCGGAGCAGGCACAGAAATTAAAATATCATATTCAAACCTCAGGACGCTCCCTGCACAGCCAGGACATCCAGTTCAATGATATAAGAACAACCCTCCAGGCTTTATGCGCTATTTACGATAACTGCAACAGCCTGCATACAAACGCATTTGATGAAGCAATAACAACCCCAAGTACGGAATCTGTGCGCCGCGCCCTTGCAGTTCAGCTTATAATCAACAGGGAATGGGGCCTGGCAAAAAATGAAAATCCGCTTCAGGGCAGTTTTATAGTTGAAGAACTGACTGATCTTGTAGAAGAAGCTGTTCTTATTGAATTTGATAAGATAACAGAACGCGGCGGGGTTCTTGGAGCAATGGAAACCGGATATCAGAGAAGCAAGATCCAGGAAGAATCCATTTATTATGAAACACTCAAGCATACAGGGGCATATCCCATTATAGGTGTTAATACATTCAGAGATCCCCATGCAGATGAAAATGACCTGGTCGAAATGGATCTTGAGCTGGCAAGAGCTACGGATGAAGAAAAGGAATCCCAGCTTACAAGACTGAGAAACTTCCAGGAACTGCATAAAGACGAGGCACCGGAAGCATTGAAAAAACTCCAGCAGGCAGCTCTTGCAGGAGAAAATATCTTTGCAGAAATGATGAATGCTGTAAGAACATGTTCCCTGGGACAGATTTCCCAGGCATTATATGATGTAGGCGGCCGGTATCGGCGCAATATGTAA
- a CDS encoding acetyl-CoA C-acetyltransferase: MREAVIVSAVRTPLGSYNGTFANMGATKLGGMVIEEAVKRAGINKEDIDEAIMGQVLPCGYGQNPAKQAAVKAGLPWKVECITVNKVCGSSLKAVMLATQAIQTGDADIVVAGGMENMSMAPYYLEKARFGYRMGPGQIQDHMVHDGLWDVVNDFHMGMSNELCSEKYNISREDQDRFAAESYTRALTAINSGRFKDEIMPVEIPQRKGDPKIFDQDECPRETTYEALSKMPSAFQKGGVGTAGNASIISDGAAAVVVMSREKAQELGCGIMASIGAQASYGIDMKYVLVAPIWAIPKCAEKQGISINDIELFEVNEAFSGSSAAIARELNLDMSKVNVNGGSVALGHPIGASGCRVLVTLIHEMIKQDKKTGLASLCLGGGEAVALIVKR; encoded by the coding sequence ATGAGAGAAGCTGTTATTGTAAGTGCTGTAAGAACCCCTTTAGGTTCATACAATGGTACATTTGCAAATATGGGTGCCACAAAACTAGGCGGCATGGTGATTGAAGAAGCTGTTAAAAGAGCAGGAATAAACAAAGAAGATATTGACGAAGCCATTATGGGCCAGGTACTTCCCTGCGGTTACGGCCAGAATCCTGCAAAACAGGCTGCTGTAAAGGCAGGCCTGCCCTGGAAGGTTGAATGTATTACTGTCAACAAGGTCTGCGGTTCTTCCTTAAAAGCTGTCATGCTTGCAACCCAGGCAATTCAAACCGGCGATGCAGACATAGTTGTAGCAGGCGGCATGGAAAATATGAGCATGGCTCCCTACTACCTGGAAAAAGCAAGATTCGGATACCGCATGGGACCAGGCCAGATCCAGGATCACATGGTTCATGACGGTCTGTGGGATGTTGTTAATGATTTTCATATGGGCATGTCTAATGAGCTTTGTTCAGAGAAATATAATATAAGCCGGGAAGACCAGGACAGGTTTGCAGCAGAATCATACACCCGTGCCTTAACTGCCATCAATTCAGGCAGATTCAAAGATGAAATCATGCCGGTTGAAATTCCCCAGAGAAAAGGTGATCCTAAAATCTTTGACCAGGATGAATGCCCCAGGGAAACTACATATGAAGCTCTTTCCAAAATGCCTTCTGCATTTCAAAAAGGCGGAGTGGGCACTGCAGGAAACGCTTCCATTATCAGTGACGGTGCTGCTGCCGTAGTTGTCATGTCAAGGGAAAAAGCCCAGGAGCTGGGATGCGGAATCATGGCCTCCATCGGAGCCCAGGCATCTTATGGCATAGATATGAAATACGTTCTTGTTGCACCTATCTGGGCAATACCAAAATGTGCTGAAAAACAGGGCATATCCATAAACGATATAGAACTTTTTGAAGTAAACGAGGCATTCAGCGGCTCATCTGCTGCCATAGCCAGGGAACTTAATCTTGACATGAGCAAGGTTAATGTCAACGGGGGATCTGTTGCCCTGGGACATCCCATAGGAGCGAGCGGATGCAGGGTTCTTGTTACCCTTATCCATGAAATGATAAAACAGGACAAAAAAACCGGGCTGGCATCACTTTGTCTGGGCGGCGGCGAAGCTGTAGCCCTGATTGTTAAACGATAA
- a CDS encoding 3-hydroxybutyryl-CoA dehydrogenase has translation MDIKTFGVIGSGQMGNGIAQVAAMSGLDVIMNDIKDEFVQRGMDNITKLLSRSVDKGKMNAEDKDAVLARIKPSVDIKDMADADFVVEAAVENEPLKFKIFQNLDEICKPDVILSSNTSSIPIGRIASQTKRPDKVIGMHFMNPVPVMKLVEVIRGLATSDHTFKTTWDLSIKFGKTPAQANDFPGFIANRILLPMINEAVYCLYHGVGEPEAIDTVMKLGMNHPMGPLALADLIGLDTCLAIMETLYNGFKDSKYRPCPLLRKYVEAGWLGRKTGRGFYEYK, from the coding sequence ATGGATATTAAAACATTTGGTGTTATTGGTTCTGGACAGATGGGTAACGGGATTGCCCAGGTTGCAGCAATGAGCGGGCTTGATGTTATTATGAATGACATTAAAGACGAGTTTGTGCAGCGGGGTATGGATAATATTACAAAACTGCTTTCCCGAAGCGTTGACAAGGGCAAGATGAATGCAGAAGACAAAGATGCAGTTCTGGCAAGGATTAAACCCAGTGTTGATATAAAAGATATGGCAGATGCTGATTTTGTTGTTGAAGCTGCAGTTGAGAACGAGCCTCTTAAATTTAAAATCTTTCAAAATCTTGACGAAATCTGCAAACCCGATGTTATCCTGTCAAGCAATACCTCTTCCATTCCCATTGGCAGGATTGCTTCCCAGACCAAAAGACCCGACAAGGTTATTGGAATGCACTTTATGAACCCGGTTCCTGTAATGAAGCTGGTTGAGGTTATCCGGGGCCTGGCAACTTCTGACCATACCTTTAAAACAACATGGGATTTATCCATTAAATTTGGAAAAACCCCGGCCCAGGCAAACGATTTTCCTGGATTTATTGCCAACAGGATACTTCTGCCAATGATTAACGAGGCTGTTTACTGCCTGTATCACGGGGTAGGAGAACCAGAAGCAATTGATACAGTTATGAAGCTTGGCATGAATCATCCCATGGGTCCCCTTGCCCTTGCAGACCTTATCGGCCTTGATACCTGCCTGGCAATCATGGAAACCCTTTATAATGGATTTAAAGATTCAAAATACCGTCCCTGTCCCCTGCTGAGAAAATATGTGGAAGCCGGCTGGCTTGGCAGAAAAACAGGACGCGGATTTTACGAATATAAGTAA
- a CDS encoding helix-turn-helix domain-containing protein codes for MPTKKLTPIGKKIKQVRTEKKLTLDRIANETGHSIDYLKSVEAGKEMPPVGALLQIARALEIDSGFFLKEQEATMKDRVKEYTKRTDEYAYKTLTPGAENKHLKAFLVTIDPMKDHTGVGYQHEGEEFNYVLTGTIEVVVGDHVNTLKSGESLHFNSNIKHQLRNIGDETAELLVVIYTP; via the coding sequence ATGCCTACAAAAAAACTGACACCCATAGGTAAAAAAATAAAACAGGTCAGGACAGAAAAAAAACTGACCCTTGACCGGATTGCCAATGAAACAGGACATTCCATTGATTATTTGAAATCAGTGGAAGCTGGTAAAGAAATGCCTCCTGTCGGCGCACTTTTGCAGATTGCAAGGGCTTTGGAGATTGATTCCGGCTTTTTTCTAAAAGAGCAGGAAGCAACAATGAAAGACAGGGTTAAAGAATATACAAAAAGAACAGATGAATATGCCTATAAAACACTTACTCCAGGAGCTGAAAACAAGCATTTGAAAGCCTTTCTTGTTACAATTGATCCCATGAAAGACCATACGGGAGTAGGTTATCAGCATGAAGGAGAAGAATTTAACTATGTTCTGACCGGAACCATAGAGGTTGTGGTCGGAGACCATGTTAATACACTCAAATCAGGAGAATCTCTTCATTTTAACTCAAACATCAAGCACCAGTTGAGAAATATAGGCGATGAAACAGCCGAACTGCTGGTAGTAATCTATACCCCGTAA